In Chitinophagales bacterium, the sequence CCCTTAAAACTTATGTACAAACAAACCACTACGTAGCTTTGGTTCAAACCAAGTGCTTTTTGGTGGCATTACGTTTCCGCTGTCGGCTACTTTCATTAGTTGTTCCATAGTAACAGGCGGTATGGCAAAAGCTAATCTCATTTCTCCGCTATCTACTCTTTTTTCCAGTTCGGCTAAACCTCTTATTCCACCCACAAAATCTATGCGGTCATCGGTGCGTTGGTCTTCTATGCCTAATAAGGGATTGATAACATAATTACTTAAAATACTAATATCCAGTTTTTCTACGGGATCGTTGGTGCTGTATAAACTTTTATCGGCTATTAATCTATACCATTGTTTATCTATATACAAACCAAACTCTCCGGGAACAGAAGGTCTTACCTGCTCTTTTTCCGGTTTTACGGTAAAATTTGCCAATAAAGCCGTTAAAAACTCCTCTGTAGAAATATCTGGCAATAAATCTTTAACTACTCTGTTGTAGTCAATTATCATAAGCTGGTCGGCAGGAAACAAAACCGAAAGGAAGTAATTAAAATCTTCATGTCCAGTAAAACTTCCTTTTTCTTCTCTAAGTTTCTTGCCTACTTTAGCAGAAGCTGCCGAGCGGTGATGCCCATCTGCTACATAAGTATAAGGCACTTGCCCTTCAAAAATAGAAACTATCTGTTTTATAGTCATTTCATCATCTATTACCCACGTTCTATGCGATATACCGTCTGTACTGGTAAAATCGTTTTCAGTTTCATGCTTTTCTATCCAGTTATTAATCATTTCATCTAACTGTTTTATAGGTTTATAAGCTAAAAAAACAGGACCCAAATGAGCTTTAGCCGTGTACATGTGCTCTATTCTATCGTTTTCTTTTACAGGGCGGGTATATTCATGTTTTTTAATTACATCGTTAAAATAATCATCTATTGAACTACACGCCACCAAGCCATTTTGCACGTGCTTGCCCATTTGCTGCTGATAGATATACAACATTGGCTTTTCGTCTTGCTGCAACCATTTTTTTTCAATAAAAGCCTCTAAATTTTCCTTGCCTTTTTCGTAAACTTCCTTAGCGTAATGGTCTGTTTCTATAGGTAAATCTATCTCAGGCTTATTAATTCTTAAAAAAGAATATTCATTATCTTTAGCTAATGTTCTTGCTTCATCACTATTTAATACGTCATAAGGAAAAGATGCTAATTTATCTGCTATTCCTTTTTGTGGTCTGTACGCTTTAAATGGTTTTATTATTGCCATAATTTGTTTTATTTTAGCAAAGCTACTTAATTAAAAAGTAAACAGCTCAACTATTCTTATGAAAAAAATATTACTAACCGGACACACAGGATTTATAGGTAAAAATGTAAAAAAGCATTTAGGAAAAAAGCACGAAATAATAGGTTTAAGCAGAAATGCTACTAACAACCCAAAAGATATAATACTAAACTTAGCAACAGATTTTAATACCGAAAAAGCAATAAACAATAAAATAGATGCTATTATTCATTTGGCCGCACAAAGCAATGTAAATGAATGTGAAACAAACAAAACTGAAACACACCGTATAAATGTTGATGCTTCGGTAAAATTAGCAACTTATGCTTTTGCTAATAATATTCCTTTTGTTTTTGCATCAAGCGATCAAGTTTATTGTGGCACTAAGGCAATTTATACTGAAAATGAAATGGCTCAACCACTTAATGTTTATGGCAAACAAAAACTACAAGCCGAAAAAGAAATTTTATCTATTTACCCTAAAGCTGTCATCTTACGTTTTGCATTAGTAATAGGCGAAAATGGAGGATATGAAAAAGCTTTAGTAAATAATTTAAACGAAAAGAAAACACAAACACTATTTACAGACGAAATACGCAGTGTAATAGCGGTAGAAGATTTATGCCTTGCCGTAGAAAAAGCTTTGCAATGGAATGGCGGTATTTATAATTTAGGCGGAAACATAGCTTTAAGTAGATTTGAATTAGGTGTAGCTATTGCTCAAAAACATCATTTAGATGTTTCTCTGCTGAAAAAAGGATGGCAAAGCGATGTAAAAATGCTGGCTAAACGCCCAAAAAATGTAATTTTAAACTCTGATAAAGCTATAGAAAATGGTTTTGTAAATGCAACTTTTAAAACAAAATATCTTTTATGAAATTTCAAATATTACTGACGTTTAGTTTTTTAGCCTATTTAGTAAAAGCTCAAGAGATAAGCATAAAAACATATTTAGACAATGAAGTAAACGAAACTTCTGGATTACTTAACTTAAATGGGAAAATATACACCTTAAATGATTCCGGAGGGGAAGCAATAGTTTATGAATTAGATACCATAAATGGCTCTGTTTTAAGCAGAAAATATATAACCAATGCCACTAATATAGATTGGGAGGCATTAACAGCAGATAATAATTTTGTCTATATCGCAGATTTTGGAAACAATAATGGCTCACGTACAAATTTGAGAATATACAAAGTGTCTATTTCTAATTTTGTTCAAACAGACTCGTTAGTTGCCGACACCATACAGTTTTCTTATGAAAATCAAACCGATTTCACACCCTCTAATTCACACAATTTTGATGCGGAAGCTATAGTAGCTTTAGATGATTCACTTTATATTTTTACTAAAAACTGGGGCAATTTTAAAACTTATATTTATTCTTTATCTAAAAATGAAGGCATCAGTACCGCTTATTTAAAAGACAGTGTTTCCACTGAAGGGTTAACAACTGATGCCGTATATAATGAAGCTAAGCAACAAATGGTTTTGTTAGGATATTCCTTCCTTTGCATCTTAAATGAAGTAAACAGCACATTTGATTCTTTTAGCTCTTTTGAGATTGAAAATATTATACTTCCGCCCAACTCGTCTTTTCAAACTGAGGGAATTTGTAATAGTCAAAATGCTTATTTTATTTCGGCAGAGAGCTTTAATGGGAACACACAGGTGTTATACCAATATAAAAATACACCCACGGCTATTAACACTGTAGAAAATAAAAACATTAGCATATATCCTAATCCTGCAAATGGCTATATTAATATTGAACATACAGGAAAGGATTTATTATATAGTGAAGTATATAATATTGGTGGAGAAAAAATATTGACTACGGCAAAAACTCATTTAAGTTTAACCGGGCTTAGTAAAGGCACTTATTTAATAAAGATTTATACAAATAACGCTTTAATAAAAACGGAAAAATTTATTATAAAGTAAGCCTCAGCAAAATGCTGAGGCTTACTCATATTAGTATAGTTATGGGATAAACTACTAATATTGGTCAACTAAAAATTTAAGTAAATCAGTAGTGGTAACAATACCTACTAATTTTTTGCCGTCTAAAACAGGTAATGCATGAAAATGACTGTGGGCTAATATATTAGCTACATCTACAATTAAATCTTCCTGCTGTACGGTTTTTATATTTTTTGTCATAACTTGCTCTATAGTTAGTGCATCAAATATTGATAAATTTGATTTATCATCGGCTGACATA encodes:
- a CDS encoding DUF1015 domain-containing protein; this translates as MAIIKPFKAYRPQKGIADKLASFPYDVLNSDEARTLAKDNEYSFLRINKPEIDLPIETDHYAKEVYEKGKENLEAFIEKKWLQQDEKPMLYIYQQQMGKHVQNGLVACSSIDDYFNDVIKKHEYTRPVKENDRIEHMYTAKAHLGPVFLAYKPIKQLDEMINNWIEKHETENDFTSTDGISHRTWVIDDEMTIKQIVSIFEGQVPYTYVADGHHRSAASAKVGKKLREEKGSFTGHEDFNYFLSVLFPADQLMIIDYNRVVKDLLPDISTEEFLTALLANFTVKPEKEQVRPSVPGEFGLYIDKQWYRLIADKSLYSTNDPVEKLDISILSNYVINPLLGIEDQRTDDRIDFVGGIRGLAELEKRVDSGEMRLAFAIPPVTMEQLMKVADSGNVMPPKSTWFEPKLRSGLFVHKF
- a CDS encoding sugar nucleotide-binding protein; the encoded protein is MKKILLTGHTGFIGKNVKKHLGKKHEIIGLSRNATNNPKDIILNLATDFNTEKAINNKIDAIIHLAAQSNVNECETNKTETHRINVDASVKLATYAFANNIPFVFASSDQVYCGTKAIYTENEMAQPLNVYGKQKLQAEKEILSIYPKAVILRFALVIGENGGYEKALVNNLNEKKTQTLFTDEIRSVIAVEDLCLAVEKALQWNGGIYNLGGNIALSRFELGVAIAQKHHLDVSLLKKGWQSDVKMLAKRPKNVILNSDKAIENGFVNATFKTKYLL
- a CDS encoding T9SS type A sorting domain-containing protein, with product MKFQILLTFSFLAYLVKAQEISIKTYLDNEVNETSGLLNLNGKIYTLNDSGGEAIVYELDTINGSVLSRKYITNATNIDWEALTADNNFVYIADFGNNNGSRTNLRIYKVSISNFVQTDSLVADTIQFSYENQTDFTPSNSHNFDAEAIVALDDSLYIFTKNWGNFKTYIYSLSKNEGISTAYLKDSVSTEGLTTDAVYNEAKQQMVLLGYSFLCILNEVNSTFDSFSSFEIENIILPPNSSFQTEGICNSQNAYFISAESFNGNTQVLYQYKNTPTAINTVENKNISIYPNPANGYINIEHTGKDLLYSEVYNIGGEKILTTAKTHLSLTGLSKGTYLIKIYTNNALIKTEKFIIK
- a CDS encoding CBS domain-containing protein, translating into MKKRTPVSKIMTSNVTSVNVTNSLREVYNLIKEKNINHVPVVKGDEIIGLLTDSDFDKISYMSADDKSNLSIFDALTIEQVMTKNIKTVQQEDLIVDVANILAHSHFHALPVLDGKKLVGIVTTTDLLKFLVDQY